One Cellulosimicrobium protaetiae genomic region harbors:
- a CDS encoding dienelactone hydrolase family protein — protein MAEVVLFHHVQGLTEGVRTIAETLRRAGNVVHTPDLLEGRTFATLDEGMAHVQELGFGTVLERGRALADGYDAGVVYAGISLGVLPAQMLAQTRTGAKGAVLLEACVPVSEFGDAWPDAVPVQVHGMDADPSFAGEGDLDAARELVDSTPDAELFVYPGDRHLFTDPSLPSYEPEAAALVTERVIRFLDGIR, from the coding sequence ATGGCCGAGGTCGTGCTGTTCCACCACGTGCAGGGGCTGACCGAGGGCGTGCGGACGATCGCGGAGACGCTGCGCCGCGCGGGGAACGTCGTGCACACACCGGACCTGCTCGAGGGGCGCACGTTCGCGACCCTCGACGAGGGCATGGCGCACGTGCAGGAGCTCGGCTTCGGCACCGTGCTGGAGCGCGGTCGTGCTCTGGCCGACGGGTACGACGCGGGCGTCGTGTACGCGGGGATCTCGCTCGGCGTGCTGCCCGCCCAGATGCTCGCGCAGACGCGCACCGGCGCCAAGGGTGCGGTGCTGCTGGAGGCGTGCGTGCCGGTGTCGGAGTTCGGCGACGCGTGGCCCGACGCCGTCCCCGTGCAGGTGCACGGCATGGACGCCGACCCGTCGTTCGCAGGGGAGGGCGACCTCGACGCGGCGCGCGAGCTCGTGGACTCCACGCCCGACGCCGAGCTGTTCGTCTACCCGGGCGACCGGCACCTGTTCACCGACCCGAGCCTGCCGTCGTACGAGCCGGAGGCTGCCGCGCTCGTCACCGAGCGCGTGATCCGCTTCCTCGACGGCATCCGCTGA